Proteins encoded together in one Vanessa tameamea isolate UH-Manoa-2023 chromosome 28, ilVanTame1 primary haplotype, whole genome shotgun sequence window:
- the LOC113396728 gene encoding uncharacterized protein LOC113396728 yields the protein MSFDVSWEVDKYKEEHESDEHWLLRKAFMERWKNDYPEERLVCLAQVFANIEFMGCRYPTEVMKEVARMSYDVTRQYRKSKKTKLQRTFVSASDAAEDRARGVKREGGVIKNGPNSKNMKILFVPQTKDDTVPVPNIEEAITENINNDNENTPEYNDNDLPIVDESKTDKKSDRSDEYMSEMLALKCLDVSRFSDKMFDTEFGKMVLLIRPWASKLSNIQSSCQACHLPIITTYKDNCFSLFIKGILVAQATGLKVDAKSVVETMAWNRLREQMVSVIIKELWLAQGDRVSVGDVSKVREFGKPVETSVAVKMMKLMGWKGGGLGADAQGIEEPIKPHLQMVNRAGLGCNVNIQQLRRAGQQLMTRFIASDAIDVDLVFSNEFSKEERAVLHQTAQRIGLASKSYGGDAERFLVVKKKLDPFSIVRAVIAKGGNTPKYQVFLPISLGQKR from the exons atgtcttttgACGTGAGTTGGGAAGTGGATAAATACAAGGAGGAACATGAAAGTGACGAACACTGGTTGTTACGAAAAGCATTCATGGAAAGATGGAAAAACGATTATCCCGAAGAGAGATTAGTTTGTTTGGCTCAGGTATTTGCAAACATAGAATTTATGGGATGCAGATACCCTACGGAAGTAATGAAGGAAGTTGCTAGAATGTCTTATGAT gtCACACGACAGTATAGGAAAtcaaaaaaaacgaaattacaAAGAACATTTGTATCAGCATCTGACGCAGCAGAAGATAGAGCAAGAGGTGTGAAACGAGAAGGCGGAGTCATTAAAAATGGtccaaatagtaaaaatatgaaaattctcTTTGTACCTCAAACTAAAGATGACACCGTGCCTGTACCAAACATAGAAGAAGCAataactgaaaatataaataatgacaatgaAAACACACCCgaatataatgataatgatttaCCGATTGTTGATGAAAGTAAAACAGATAAAAAGTCTGATCGTTCAGATGAGTATATGAGTGAAATGTTAGCACTAAAATGCTTAGATGTTAGTAGATTTTCAGATAAAATGTTCGATACAGAATTTGGTAAAATGGTTCTTCTGATAAGGCCATGGGCTAGTAAACTAAGTAACATAcaat CCAGCTGCCAAGCTTGTCACTTGCCAATAATTACAACGTATAAGGACAACTGTTTCTCACTTTTTATAAAAGGGATTCTTGTCGCTCAAGCGACTGGGTTGAAAGTGGATGCCAAGAGTGTCGTCGAAACGATGGCAtggaat AGGTTACGGGAACAAATGGTAAGCGTTATTATAAAGGAACTGTGGCTAGCGCAAGGGGACCGAGTGTCGGTCGGGGACGTGAGCAAAGTGAGGGAATTTGGGAAACCTGTCGAAACCAGCGTCGCTGTcaa GATGATGAAGTTGATGGGTTGGAAGGGTGGAGGGCTGGGGGCGGATGCCCAAGGGATAGAAGAGCCGATAAAACCTCATTTACAAATG GTAAACCGTGCCGGTCTCGGTTGTAACGTAAATATTCAACAACTGAGACGGGCCGGTCAGCAGCTGATGACGAGGTTCATAGCCTCGGACGCGATCGACGTGGACCTCGTATTCAGCAACGAGTTCAGTAAAGAAGAACGCGCGGTCCTTCACCAGACCGCGCAACGGATTGGCCTGGCTTCCAAGAGCTATGGGGGTGATGCTgaaag atttttaGTGGTGAAGAAGAAATTGGATCCTTTTTCGATCGTTCGAGCTGTGATAGCGAAGGGAGGGAACACCCCGAAATATCAAGTTTTTTTACCGATATCACTTGGAcagaaaagataa
- the LOC113396732 gene encoding adenosine 5'-monophosphoramidase HINT1 translates to MAGGEVELAQSASDGGDTIFGKILRKEIPAKFVYEDDQCVAFNDVNPQAPTHILVIPRKPISQLSKAEDADEQLLGHLLVAARKVAAQQGLDKSGFRLVINDGKNGAQSVYHLHIHILGGRQMQWPPG, encoded by the exons ATGGCGGGCGGTGAAGTGGAACTCGCTCAATCTGCTTCTGATGGAGGCGATACTATATTTGGAAAGATATTGAGAAAAGAAATTCCAGCTAAATTCGTTTACGAAGACGACCAG TGTGTCGCATTCAACGATGTGAACCCTCAAGCTCCTACCCACATCCTCGTCATCCCCAGGAAACCGATCTCACAGCTTTCTAAAGCTGAAGATGCTGATGAACAACTCTTAG GTCATCTGTTAGTCGCAGCTCGTAAGGTTGCAGCTCAACAAGGTCTGGACAAATCTGGCTTCCGTTTGGTGATTAATGATGGAAAGAATGGTGCACAAAGTGTTTACCATTTGCACATTCACATTCTAGGAGGACGCCAAATGCAATGGCCTcctggttaa
- the LOC113396796 gene encoding uncharacterized protein LOC113396796, with protein MPKHRKNQNWKSRNQIDSFQIRPYDTEPFNCGQNFDYSQYYNDPIPIQLSSGVVKDKKVNKNVEVKITLENNNELRTIKREDLYRSPEVQTYKHNNRFLSYKLSNLKNDMKYWRKEEDMPITPEVPEKGKSRRRNNKKKNEFEKKLNKMLAKPTEISKGKSMLEKMGWKGGGLGKDGAGILEPIIPKVTYATKTFGLGHVTEPEQVEERDDDLEFNNYFRTNVLLHILGFIKNDLEVDLLFDAALWRCERKRVHNIVQELGKCEIVEELAYDNPIDTAIAGDIIRDNMYLLVTKSAGKAPNRQLCLFKDAPAHIYLIVPDDLKDVVVDEKSNKKYVKISKKESEIERFTKQVKALDVKNDETNSNQRTKSETVAPRSVLGKLVDYFKEFSKNTNYTEYRLLGPFDNDEADAIKLFFEICSKRDTARCDERDELLEALNDALLQFEVKEDRDGRLVIYKHERTHQLQPQENMFI; from the exons ATGCCGAAACATCGTAAAAATCAAAACTGGAAATCACGTAATCAAATAGACAGCTTTCAGATACGGCCTTATGACACTGAACCATTCAACTGTGgtcaaaattttgattattcCCAATATTACAATGATCCCATCCCAATTCAATTGTCTTCTGGTGTAGTCaaagataaaaaagttaataaaaatgtcgAAGTAAAAATTACACTAGAAAACAATAATGAACTAAGGACAATAAAAAGGGAAGATTTATATAGAAGTCCTGAAGTGCAAACATATAAGCATAATAATAG ATTCCTcagttataaattaagtaatttaaaaaacgatatGAAGTATTGGAGAAAAGAAGAAGATATGCCTATCACTCCAGAAGTGCCGGAGAAAGGGAAGTCAAGAAgaaggaataataaaaaaaagaatgaatttgaaaagaaattaaataaaatgcttgCAAAACCAACTGAGATAAGCAAGGGTAAAag TATGTTGGAAAAAATGGGATGGAAAGGCGGTGGCCTCGGTAAAGATGGAGCAGGAATATTGGAACCAATAATACCAAAAGTAACTTAT GCGACGAAGACGTTCGGTCTCGGTCACGTGACAGAACCAGAACAGGTCGAAGAACGCGACGACGATCTGGAGTTCAATAACTATTTCCGAACGAATGTACTGTTACACATACTgggatttattaaaaacgatctGGAAGTGGATCTGTTGTTCGATGCCGCACTGTGGAGGTGTGAAAGGAAACGGGTACATAACATCGTTCAGGAGTTAGGGAAATGTGAAATTGTAGAAGAGCTGGCGTACGATAATCCAATTGATACGGCAATAGCCGGTGATATCATTAGagataatatgtatttgttgGTCACGAAGAGCGCCGGGAAGGCCCCCAATCG ACAATTATGCCTGTTCAAGGACGCGCCTGCGCATATTTACCTCATCGTACCGGATGATCTGAAAGACGTTGTAGTCGACGAGAAAAGCAACAAGAAATACgttaaaatatcgaaaaaagAATCTGAAATCGAACGGTTCACGAAGCAAGTGAAAGCTCTCGACGTTAAAAACGACGAGACAAATTCAAATCAACGGACGAAATCTGAAACAGTTGCTCCGAGAAGCGTCCTCGGGAAATTGGTAGATTATTTCAAAGAGTTCTCGAAGAACACGAATTATACCGAATATAGATTGTTAGGGCCGTTCGATAACGACGAGGCGGATgctataaagttatttttcgaAATATGTTCGAAAAGAGATACGGCGCGATGCGACGAGAGGGACGAATTGTTGGAGGCGCTGAATGATGCTCTATTGCAGTTTGAAGTTAAAGAAGATCGGGACGGTCGACTTGT aaTTTACAAGCACGAAAGGACTCATCAATTACAGCCacaagaaaatatgtttatttaa
- the LOC113396730 gene encoding NADH dehydrogenase [ubiquinone] 1 alpha subcomplex subunit 8, producing the protein MVLTNDVVLPEESELTVEEVNLSTATLRAGSFHLGKYCEKANNEFMLCRIEEQDPRKCINEGKVVTACTLDFFRKVKKACVAEFNQYANCLDKSSGDFGLQHCRKTQGVFDKCMLENLNLERPPFGYFCEARVHDTKRPKPAVEEKAVYPDATPTLPDDAERKPARFGSRLYWMTE; encoded by the exons ATGGTCTTGACGAACGATGTTGTTTTGCCGGAAGAATCGGAACTGACCGTGGAGGAAGTTAATTTATCAACTGCTACTTTGAGAGCTGGCTCTTTCCATTTgggaaaatattgtgaaaaaGCGAACAAT GAATTTATGCTCTGTCGTATCGAAGAGCAAGATCCCCGAAAGTGTATCAATGAAGGCAAAGTCGTCACAGCTTGTACCTTGGATTTCTTCCGGAAGGTAAAAAAGGCATGTGTAGCTGAATTTAATCAATACGCTAATTGCCTTGACAAGAGCTCCGGGGACTTTGGCTTACAGCA cTGCCGTAAGACTCAGGGTGTATTTGATAAATGTATGCTCGAAAATTTAAATCTGGAACGTCCCCCATTCGGCTACTTCTGTGAAGCGAGAGTTCACGACACTAAAAG ACCTAAACCCGCTGTTGAAGAAAAGGCCGTCTATCCAGACGCAACCCCAACTCTGCCTGATGACGCTGAAAGGAAACCCGCGCGCTTCGGTTCCCGACTGTACTGGATGACCGAATAA
- the LOC113396763 gene encoding uncharacterized protein LOC113396763 gives MSDVISQSFKVEWLNTTLKFIKNDNQMIMEFPEMPASHVEYLHNLIWQRKNDVGLGFKSLYAPLWEAMRIYSLKYRFKVSVLKSIDNRGHLVIEKIKKTDQGEERADSNNEELVTDAAKVSQPRADKQIKKKKETKSEKYLKEKSKIIESISPPFLRTTLQRILDFIKDEKEASLLFTDLAPIEAKFLENFLGIYNRRHMFETMMSPACNNIFNEMWKCFNQFDKTCKLEVDASKTNMKTKKREVSFFKVPRYVRPTMTRAMLKKEQKQTDVENSSTADKNDVNPRSKFLKALSVNKDLSNEINAPPCNIQVRSNVRTVSKTLEIKAHNDNSKDNQNMLNTINNCVIDKKTTEVNGNNSTKIYSKKNLTTINNPVIDNVHRTESNLVCKEEYKECYKRELKDDQEEDTTSTSVMYYVLQSEEKCSIDIKNSNKDRYKSSCQEKNVTSASIVGNASLIHKNVLPKSCKTSSKESIASKFLKDPSQMKLPPKKSITFEKSTELDTTSAIGVQDINSCIEKRAKERKKESCSRKNKLLEAMSTPLESDKGLRMMQLMGWEGGALGLRGEGITEPIIPMLYLAPGAGLGHITEKSLIKQAKVDFRIDVFEKILNLLDKDISDVVINFKDEISKKDRRFLKTTLLSFNKRKKISLSNGVENDLGQKILDKMIIDSNMYIEMTICSNNREILIKKIFPDDNRNQSKPSNKKNIKELSKNNLTDANNINSNVLKLPGKKRNFKILILSKILELLKSEDQYVEINFDSALLSKYCDCLEKTCSNINEGRKIYGKYVKVVAEEVNDNIGNTCLNVEYGNNMM, from the exons atgagCGATGTTATCTCTCAATCATTCAAAGTGGAATGgttaaatacaacattaaaatttataaagaatgaTAACCAGATGATTATGGAATTCCCCGAAATGCCTGCATCTCATGTAGAATATCTGCACAATTTAATTTGGCAGCGTAAAAATGATGTTGGTCTCGGGTTTAAGTCACTGTACGCACCACTCTGGGAAGCTATGAGGATTTACAGCTTAAAGTACAGATTTAAAGTATCTGTTTTGAAATCTATCGATAATAGGgg gcATTTAGTCATtgagaaaataaagaaaacagaCCAAGGGGAGGAACGGGCAGA tagtAACAATGAAGAGTTAGTAACAGATGCGGCGAAGGTCTCACAACCCAGAGctgacaaacaaataaaaaaaaagaaggaaaCTAAAAGTgagaaatatttgaaagaaaaaagtaaaatcattGAATCAATATCTCCGCCGTTTCTCCGAACAACTTTACAAAGAATCCTTGATTTTATCAAAGATGAAAAAGAAGCCAGTCTCTTATTTACCGACTTAGCACCAATAGAAGCTAAGTTTCTGGAGAATTTCCTCGGTATATATAACAGAAGGCATATGTTTGAGACGATGATGTCGCCAGCttgcaataacatttttaatgaaatgtggAAATGTTTTAACCAATTTGATAAAACTTGTAAGTTGGAAGTAGATGCTTCCAAAACTAATATGAAGACAAAAAAGAg GGAGgtgtcattttttaaagtacCAAGATATGTTAGACCTACTATGACAAGAGcaat gttaaaaaaggaacaaaaaCAAACTGATGTTGAAAATTCTTCGACAGCTGATAAAAATGATGTGAACCCAAGAAGCAAATTCTTAAAGGCTTTATCGGTGAATAAGGACTTAAGTAATGaaat AAATGCACCACCATGTAACATTCAAGTTCGAAGTAATGTTAGAACAGTGAGCAAAACCTTAGAGATCAAAGCGCACAACGACAATTCCAAAGATAATCAAAACATGCTCAATACCATAAACAATTGTGTAATAGACAAGAAAACAACAGAGGTTAACGGGAATAATTCTACTAAGATAT atagtaaaaaaaatctcacaACCATAAACAATCCAGTCATAGACAATGTACATAGAACTGAAAGTAATCTTGTGTGTAAAGAAGAATACAAAGAATGTTATAAGAGGGAATTAAAAGATGATCAAGAAGAAGACACTACCAGCACTTCTGTTATGTACTATGTACTGCAATCAGAAGAAAAATGcagtattgatattaaaaattcaaataaagatCGCTACAAAAGTAGttgtcaagaaaaaaatgttacaagtgCCTCAATTGTTGGCAATGCTTCTTTAATACACAAAAATGTTTTACCGAAATCATGCAAAACTAGCTCAAAGGAAAGTATAGCTTCGAAGTTCCTAAAGGATCCGAgtcagat GAAATTACCACCAAAAAAATCCATAACATTCGAGAAGTCTACAGAGTTAGACACCACTAGTGCGATCGGAGTACAGGATATAAACAGCTGCATAGAGAAGAGAGCCAAGGAGAGAAAGAAGGAGAGTTGTTCAAGGAAGAACAAACTATTAGAAGCGATGTCGACACCTTTGGAAAGCGATAAAGGGTTAAG gATGATGCAATTAATGGGCTGGGAGGGCGGAGCGCTAGGGCTCCGTGGCGAGGGTATCACGGAACCAATCATACCGATGCTCTATCTC GCACCAGGGGCAGGTTTAGGGCATATTACggaaaaatctttaataaaacaagCAAAAGTCGACTTCCGTATAGATGTATTCGAAAAGATTCTGAACCTACTCGACAAGGATATTTCTGAcgttgtaattaatttcaaagacgAAATATCTAAGAAAGACAGGAGATTCCTGAAGACGACCTTGCTGAGTTTCAATAAAAGGAAGAAGATATCTCTATCGAATGGCGTTGAAAATGATTTGGGACAGAAGATTTTAGATAAAATGATCATAGATTCTAATATGTATATCGAAATGACGATTTGCTCAAACAACAG agaaatactaataaagaaaatattcccTGATGATAATAGAAATCAATCAAAACCTTCTAACAAAAAGAACATCAAAGAATTATCGAAAAACAATCTGACAgatgcaaataatataaattctaatgtACTGAAACTACCAGGGAAGaagagaaattttaaaattttaatcctaAGCAAAATCCTAGAATTACTGAAGAGCGAGGATCAGTATGTTGAGATCAATTTCGACAGTGCTCTGCTGTCTAAGTACTGCGATTGTCTGGAGAAAACCTGTTCGAATATAAATGAAGGGCGAAAAATTTACGGTAAATATGTCAAAGTTGTAGCGGAAGAAGTTAATGACAATATCGGTAATACATGTTTAAATGTGGAATATGGCAATAATATGATGTAA